The proteins below come from a single Brevundimonas sp. LM2 genomic window:
- a CDS encoding glutathione S-transferase family protein, whose translation MSGLVLYSHPFSSYCQKAIVAFYEKDLPFEQRLLEDPAAMVELKAAWPFGQFPVLKDGDRHYAETSIIIERLDQIDPSTRLIPADADLALETRFMDRVFDNHVQAHQQRVIYESLKPEGSRGPTVVAEARARLEIAYGWLDRVMADRTWAVGGTFSLADCGAAPALLYAHWTHPIPEALTHLWAYRRRLLARPSYARALDEARPYRGYFPLGAPDED comes from the coding sequence GTGAGCGGCCTGGTTCTGTATAGCCACCCCTTCTCGTCCTACTGCCAGAAGGCGATCGTAGCCTTCTACGAGAAGGACCTGCCGTTCGAGCAGCGTCTGCTGGAGGACCCCGCCGCGATGGTGGAGCTGAAGGCCGCCTGGCCTTTCGGACAGTTTCCGGTGCTGAAGGACGGCGATCGCCACTATGCCGAGACCTCGATCATCATCGAGCGGCTGGACCAGATCGACCCGTCGACGCGGTTGATCCCGGCCGATGCGGATCTGGCGTTGGAGACGCGGTTCATGGACCGGGTGTTCGACAACCACGTGCAGGCCCATCAGCAGCGGGTCATCTACGAGTCCCTGAAGCCCGAGGGGTCCCGGGGGCCGACAGTCGTGGCGGAGGCGCGCGCCAGGCTCGAGATCGCCTATGGCTGGCTGGACCGGGTCATGGCGGACCGCACCTGGGCGGTCGGGGGAACGTTCTCCCTGGCCGACTGCGGCGCGGCACCCGCCTTGCTCTATGCGCACTGGACCCATCCCATCCCTGAGGCGCTGACCCATCTGTGGGCCTATCGCCGTCGGCTGCTGGCCCGTCCGTCCTATGCCCGGGCGCTGGACGAGGCACGGCCGTATCGCGGCTATTTTCCGCTGGGGGCCCCCGACGAGGACTGA
- a CDS encoding GNAT family N-acetyltransferase has protein sequence MNIDIVPYRPDHAAAWVALNEHWILEGGYVLEAKDRLVLDDPEGAVLAKGGVIFMVERDGESIGCCSLMRMPDGGYEVGKMAVAASANGLGLGHRLLEACEDHARGAGALRLYLETNTSQTHAIALYRRFGFVDLPPQPTPYARCNCWMEKRL, from the coding sequence ATGAACATCGACATCGTCCCCTATCGGCCCGACCACGCCGCCGCCTGGGTGGCGTTGAACGAGCACTGGATCCTTGAGGGGGGCTACGTCCTCGAGGCGAAGGATCGGCTGGTGCTGGACGATCCGGAGGGGGCGGTCCTGGCGAAAGGCGGGGTCATCTTCATGGTCGAGCGGGACGGGGAGTCGATTGGTTGCTGCTCGCTGATGCGCATGCCGGACGGCGGCTATGAGGTCGGCAAGATGGCGGTGGCGGCGTCCGCCAACGGCCTGGGGTTGGGCCACAGGCTGCTGGAGGCGTGCGAGGATCATGCGCGGGGAGCCGGGGCATTGCGGCTGTATCTGGAGACCAACACGTCCCAGACGCATGCCATCGCCCTGTATCGCCGGTTCGGCTTCGTCGATCTGCCGCCGCAGCCGACGCCCTATGCCCGCTGCAACTGCTGGATGGAGAAGCGCCTGTGA